A single Flavobacterium sp. 1 DNA region contains:
- a CDS encoding alpha/beta fold hydrolase — MKKYSLSFIILVTAFTNVFSQTNNSEIMTFQNVKTETISVNGTKFYYRKLGILNESVPVIFLNHLGATLDNCDPRILDGIASKHQIIAFDNRGVGATEGKTPITIAEMAKDAIGFIKAMGYEKVDIVGFSMGAFIAQEILLQEPQLVRRVVMTGTGPAGGEGIKNVSKITYWDMLRGYLTFRDPKFYLFFNQNENGKKSAKEFLARIKERTENRDEKINLKSFSNQLKAIHSWGLQKPQDLSVIKQPVLIANGDNDRMVPSSNTYDLAKRISNSELIVYKDAGHGGIFQNHVEFVKRALTFLAK, encoded by the coding sequence ATGAAAAAATATAGTCTTTCATTCATTATATTAGTTACGGCATTTACTAATGTATTCTCACAAACAAATAATTCTGAAATTATGACTTTTCAAAATGTAAAAACAGAAACCATATCGGTAAATGGCACAAAATTTTATTACCGAAAACTTGGTATTCTAAATGAAAGTGTTCCTGTTATTTTTCTAAATCATTTAGGAGCAACGTTGGATAACTGCGACCCAAGAATTTTGGATGGTATTGCTTCAAAGCACCAAATAATTGCCTTTGATAATCGTGGTGTAGGTGCTACCGAAGGTAAAACTCCAATTACTATTGCTGAAATGGCAAAAGATGCTATTGGCTTTATTAAAGCAATGGGATATGAGAAAGTGGATATAGTCGGTTTTTCAATGGGTGCATTTATTGCACAAGAAATATTATTGCAAGAACCACAGCTTGTACGCAGAGTAGTCATGACAGGAACTGGCCCTGCTGGCGGCGAAGGCATTAAAAATGTTTCAAAAATCACTTATTGGGATATGTTGAGAGGTTATTTAACTTTTAGAGATCCTAAATTTTACTTGTTTTTCAATCAAAATGAAAACGGAAAGAAATCTGCTAAAGAATTTTTAGCCCGAATAAAAGAACGAACTGAAAACCGTGATGAAAAAATTAATCTTAAATCTTTCAGTAATCAGTTAAAAGCCATTCATAGCTGGGGCTTACAAAAGCCACAAGATTTGTCTGTGATAAAACAACCTGTTCTAATTGCCAATGGCGATAATGATAGAATGGTTCCAAGCAGCAATACTTATGACTTGGCAAAACGCATTTCAAATTCTGAATTAATCGTTTATAAAGATGCCGGACACGGCGGAATATTTCAAAATCACGTAGAATTTGTAAAAAGGGCATTAACATTTTTGGCTAAATAA
- a CDS encoding NADP-dependent oxidoreductase: MKAFIVKSYGKKEKLHLTDWAEPTVKENDVLVQVHSAGVNLLDSLIRNGEFKLFLPYKPPFVNGHDVAGVVTKVGSKVSKFKVGDEVYSRVSDYRIGTFAEFISIDENDVALKPKNLSMEEAGSIPLVGLTSWQALVEIANVKKGQKVFIQAGSGGVGTFAIQLAKHLGAFVATTTSSKNIDLVKSLGADLIIDYKKEDFETKLKDYDLVLHSNRDTKILEKSLRILKSGGQLISLVGPPTPEFANAIGLPWYLKLVINLLSFSARKKAKKMNVSFKFLFMRAEGKQLGEITKLIETGVIKPVIDIVFPFEQTNQALSYVETGRSKGKVVVKVK, encoded by the coding sequence ATGAAAGCATTCATAGTAAAAAGCTACGGAAAAAAAGAAAAATTGCATTTAACGGATTGGGCTGAACCAACAGTAAAAGAAAATGATGTATTGGTACAAGTTCATTCTGCGGGTGTCAATTTATTGGATTCACTTATTAGAAATGGCGAATTCAAATTGTTTTTACCTTACAAGCCACCATTTGTAAATGGTCATGATGTGGCTGGTGTTGTTACCAAAGTAGGGTCAAAAGTTAGTAAATTCAAAGTTGGCGATGAAGTATATTCTCGTGTATCAGATTATCGTATTGGTACATTTGCCGAATTCATTTCTATTGATGAAAATGACGTGGCTTTAAAACCAAAAAATCTTTCAATGGAAGAAGCTGGTTCAATTCCGTTGGTTGGTTTAACTTCTTGGCAGGCACTTGTCGAAATTGCGAATGTAAAAAAAGGCCAAAAGGTTTTTATTCAGGCAGGTTCGGGTGGTGTTGGCACATTCGCCATTCAGTTAGCAAAACATTTAGGAGCTTTTGTTGCTACAACTACAAGTTCAAAAAATATTGATTTAGTAAAAAGTCTTGGTGCTGATTTAATTATTGACTATAAAAAAGAAGATTTTGAAACCAAATTGAAAGATTACGATTTGGTATTGCATAGCAATAGAGACACAAAAATCTTAGAAAAGTCATTACGTATTTTAAAGTCTGGTGGTCAATTAATTTCGCTAGTCGGTCCGCCAACACCTGAATTTGCAAATGCAATTGGTTTGCCTTGGTATTTAAAATTGGTGATTAACCTATTAAGTTTTAGTGCAAGAAAAAAAGCGAAAAAAATGAATGTATCTTTTAAATTCTTATTTATGAGAGCAGAAGGTAAACAATTAGGTGAAATCACAAAATTGATTGAAACTGGGGTCATAAAACCTGTCATTGACATAGTGTTTCCGTTTGAGCAAACTAACCAAGCATTGTCTTATGTTGAAACAGGTCGGTCAAAAGGAAAAGTTGTTGTCAAAGTCAAGTAG
- a CDS encoding MDR family MFS transporter, translating to MTKVQATDDDLVEYGFRRVIITITAVLCALLEIVDTTIVNVALTDMRGSLGATLTDVAWVITAYAIANVIVIPMTSWLSQQFGRRNYFVASIILFTVCSFLCGNANNIWELVAFRFVQGIGGGALLVTAQTIITESYPVAKRGMAQAIYGMGVIVGPTLGPPLGGYLVDHYSWPYIFYINIPLGIIATVLAITFVRSPKYGEKLKSNQVDWWGIVLLATFIGSLQFVLEHGQQDDWFNDSLITSLSVITVFGLILFIWRELTYKHPIVNLSVLKDGNLRIGTVMCFILGFGLYGSTLIIPIYTQAILGWTATDAGLLLIPGSITTAFMMPIVGNMIQKGVPQSYMVAVGFLIFFFFTFTMYNNMTPDTGVEHLFWPLILRGIGLGLLFVPITTLSLSTLKGKHIGEGAAFTGMMRQLGGSFGIAIITTFITRWSQEHRVNLVAHLDPSKYEVQQRVIGLQRSFMSKGFTSNESLQKAYQVMDYSVMKQSTVLAYMDIFLYLGILFLCCIPVILFIKKGKNKIDPSEAMH from the coding sequence ATGACAAAAGTACAAGCAACAGACGACGATTTAGTAGAATACGGCTTTAGACGCGTTATTATTACGATTACAGCAGTACTTTGCGCACTGTTGGAAATCGTTGATACAACCATTGTAAACGTGGCGCTTACCGATATGCGCGGAAGCCTTGGCGCTACCCTAACCGACGTAGCCTGGGTAATTACCGCTTATGCTATTGCAAATGTTATTGTGATTCCAATGACCAGCTGGTTATCACAGCAATTTGGAAGACGTAATTACTTTGTAGCCTCAATTATCCTTTTTACGGTATGCTCCTTTCTGTGCGGAAATGCAAACAATATATGGGAATTGGTAGCCTTCCGTTTCGTGCAGGGTATTGGCGGAGGAGCATTATTAGTAACAGCACAAACGATTATCACCGAGAGTTATCCCGTAGCCAAACGAGGAATGGCACAAGCTATTTACGGAATGGGCGTAATTGTGGGACCTACTTTGGGGCCGCCTTTGGGAGGTTATTTAGTCGATCATTATTCTTGGCCGTATATTTTTTATATCAATATTCCGTTGGGAATTATTGCCACTGTTTTGGCTATTACTTTCGTAAGAAGTCCAAAATACGGAGAAAAATTAAAATCAAACCAAGTCGATTGGTGGGGAATTGTGCTATTGGCTACATTCATAGGGTCGCTACAATTTGTACTCGAACACGGTCAGCAAGACGATTGGTTTAATGACAGCTTGATTACAAGTTTAAGCGTAATAACCGTATTTGGCTTAATCCTTTTTATATGGAGAGAACTTACCTACAAACACCCAATTGTAAATTTAAGTGTTTTAAAAGACGGTAATCTGAGAATAGGAACCGTTATGTGTTTTATCCTTGGTTTTGGACTATATGGATCAACATTAATTATCCCAATTTATACGCAGGCAATCTTAGGATGGACAGCAACCGATGCTGGATTGCTACTAATTCCGGGTTCGATAACCACCGCTTTTATGATGCCTATAGTAGGTAATATGATTCAAAAAGGAGTACCGCAGTCCTATATGGTTGCCGTTGGATTTTTAATCTTTTTCTTCTTTACTTTTACGATGTACAATAATATGACTCCCGATACTGGAGTAGAACATTTATTTTGGCCATTGATTCTAAGAGGTATCGGATTGGGCTTACTTTTCGTACCGATAACAACGCTCTCTCTTTCTACCCTAAAAGGGAAACACATTGGAGAAGGTGCCGCTTTTACCGGAATGATGCGTCAACTAGGAGGTTCATTTGGTATTGCTATCATCACCACCTTTATCACACGTTGGAGTCAGGAACACAGAGTAAATTTAGTTGCCCATCTGGATCCCAGCAAATATGAAGTACAGCAACGGGTAATTGGCCTGCAGAGAAGTTTTATGTCCAAAGGTTTTACCAGCAACGAATCACTGCAAAAAGCCTATCAGGTAATGGATTATTCCGTAATGAAGCAGAGTACAGTTTTGGCCTATATGGATATTTTCCTTTATTTAGGAATCCTGTTTTTATGCTGTATCCCGGTAATTCTTTTCATCAAAAAAGGAAAAAACAAAATAGATCCATCTGAAGCAATGCACTAG
- a CDS encoding HlyD family secretion protein translates to MEKKKTNAKFIIILLVLILAGGTYGITKYIHSQGHEETDDAQIEKNMNPIIPRVSGYINKVYVKDNDYVKKGDTLFTIDKRDYQLKIEEANATLIAAESGFEVAKEDIGSALASIAVSDANVQSAGGNIETAKIRLGRAASDYARYENLYKNHSITKQQFEQALAAKQEAESQVRILQQQQKASSYQKSAIEAKSRVTNKQTEVASANIKKAKALLEVAQLNLTYTVVTAAIDGQVSKIDIQPGQLVQQGQSLFYIINNNEAWVVANFKETQLNKMIIGQKVTIKVDAYPDYDFKGTLTSFSPATGSRFSLLPPDNATGNFVKTIQRLPVKISLDTTNDPEKVKLLRPGMNVDVDVRLK, encoded by the coding sequence ATGGAAAAGAAAAAAACAAACGCCAAATTCATTATAATCCTATTGGTTTTGATCCTTGCAGGAGGAACTTACGGAATAACAAAATACATTCATTCCCAAGGACATGAAGAAACAGATGATGCTCAAATAGAGAAAAACATGAATCCGATAATCCCAAGAGTTTCGGGATATATCAACAAAGTATACGTAAAAGACAATGATTATGTGAAAAAAGGAGATACTTTATTTACCATTGACAAAAGAGACTATCAATTGAAAATTGAAGAAGCAAATGCTACTTTGATTGCGGCAGAAAGCGGATTTGAAGTAGCCAAAGAAGATATTGGAAGCGCTTTGGCAAGCATTGCTGTTTCGGATGCTAATGTACAATCAGCCGGAGGAAATATTGAAACTGCAAAAATCAGATTGGGAAGAGCCGCAAGTGATTATGCCCGTTACGAAAATTTATACAAAAATCACTCTATAACGAAACAGCAATTTGAACAAGCATTGGCCGCTAAACAAGAAGCAGAAAGCCAAGTGCGTATTTTACAGCAGCAGCAAAAAGCCAGCTCTTATCAAAAATCAGCAATTGAAGCTAAATCAAGAGTCACCAATAAACAGACAGAAGTAGCATCTGCCAATATCAAAAAAGCAAAAGCATTACTCGAAGTTGCCCAATTAAATCTGACTTACACAGTTGTAACTGCCGCTATTGACGGACAAGTTTCAAAAATTGACATCCAGCCAGGTCAATTGGTACAGCAAGGACAATCATTGTTCTATATCATTAATAACAATGAAGCTTGGGTTGTGGCCAACTTTAAAGAAACGCAATTGAACAAAATGATTATCGGTCAAAAAGTAACAATAAAAGTAGATGCTTATCCTGACTATGATTTTAAAGGAACATTAACTTCATTCTCACCAGCAACCGGATCTCGTTTTTCATTGCTTCCGCCAGATAACGCAACAGGAAACTTTGTAAAAACCATTCAAAGATTACCGGTAAAAATCAGTTTAGATACAACAAATGATCCTGAGAAAGTAAAATTACTGCGTCCAGGAATGAATGTTGATGTGGACGTACGTTTGAAGTAA
- a CDS encoding TolC family protein, translated as MKVSYLMLFGGFFIGISSINAQDKTSLKLEEAIQLAWTKSNEISLANTKVETKKQELQSAKNTQYPDLKLTGQFLQLTQPTVHLELDAGSFPAPDRIAIGQASLKIPVFAGMKIQNGIKLQDNLFQAENAMASKTKEDVAMRVINYYANLYKAQRTIELLKENQKSAEQRVTDFIALEKNGIIPRNDLLKSQLQVSKIQLSLDEALNNEKIINYYLVTLLKLPSQTKLAVTESDLISFSANSVPTDEQPAFQNRKDLEAIQFQEKATQNNIKIAKGDYYPSVALTGGYAALNVNNIMTLENAMFIGVGISYDVSGILKNGTQVKIAESKALEVKNTEELLKDNIRVQVQQAITNYDLAIKQNTVYNQAVEQAAENYRIVKDKYDNGLSDTNDLLEADVEQLKSKISETIAKVDVIQKYYELLSATGQLSQTFNLSKI; from the coding sequence ATGAAAGTTAGTTATTTAATGCTCTTTGGAGGGTTCTTCATTGGAATTTCATCCATCAATGCCCAAGACAAAACCAGTTTAAAGCTAGAAGAAGCTATACAATTGGCTTGGACAAAAAGTAATGAGATCTCATTGGCGAATACCAAAGTAGAAACCAAGAAACAAGAATTACAATCGGCTAAAAACACGCAGTACCCCGATTTAAAACTTACCGGGCAATTTCTTCAGTTAACGCAGCCAACCGTCCACTTAGAACTTGATGCAGGATCATTTCCGGCACCAGATAGAATCGCCATAGGTCAAGCGAGTTTGAAAATCCCCGTATTTGCAGGAATGAAAATTCAAAACGGAATAAAGCTTCAGGATAATTTATTCCAAGCCGAAAATGCAATGGCCTCCAAAACTAAAGAAGATGTGGCCATGAGAGTTATAAACTATTATGCTAATCTGTATAAAGCACAAAGAACCATCGAATTATTGAAAGAAAATCAAAAAAGCGCCGAACAGCGTGTTACTGATTTCATTGCTTTGGAAAAAAACGGAATCATTCCGCGTAATGATTTATTGAAATCCCAGCTTCAGGTTTCTAAAATTCAGCTGTCGCTTGATGAAGCGTTGAACAATGAAAAAATAATCAATTACTATTTGGTTACTTTGCTAAAACTGCCTTCACAAACAAAATTAGCAGTAACAGAAAGTGATTTGATTAGCTTTTCTGCAAATTCAGTTCCTACAGATGAACAGCCTGCATTTCAAAACCGTAAAGATCTGGAAGCAATTCAATTTCAGGAAAAAGCAACCCAAAACAACATTAAAATCGCCAAAGGTGATTACTATCCTAGTGTAGCTTTGACTGGCGGTTATGCCGCTTTGAACGTAAACAATATTATGACATTGGAAAATGCAATGTTCATTGGTGTTGGTATATCGTATGACGTCAGCGGAATCCTAAAAAACGGAACTCAGGTAAAAATTGCCGAAAGCAAAGCACTTGAGGTAAAAAATACCGAAGAACTTTTAAAAGACAACATTAGAGTTCAAGTACAGCAGGCAATTACCAATTATGATTTGGCTATAAAACAAAATACAGTTTACAATCAAGCTGTTGAACAGGCTGCTGAAAACTACCGAATCGTAAAAGACAAATACGACAACGGACTTTCGGATACCAATGATTTACTGGAAGCCGACGTAGAACAGCTGAAATCTAAAATAAGCGAAACCATTGCCAAAGTGGATGTTATTCAAAAATACTACGAATTACTTTCGGCAACCGGTCAATTATCACAAACCTTCAACCTTTCAAAAATATAA
- a CDS encoding TetR/AcrR family transcriptional regulator codes for MKTDFNEKQIQILHVAERLFAEKGFDGTSIRDIAKEAKINVAMVSYYFGSKEQLLEAIIMNRAAGIKLQIDILTLEDLDPLQKIHKLIELYIDKINSNRGIYKIMHFEFSSSQRVINLKAFTDLKKGNLKSLETIIQDGQDKGIFRKDIVVPLLTTTILGTYFHFHLNRPFYQTLLDLDTEEKYNTYIKTTLTMHIQQTIKALLTYES; via the coding sequence TTGAAAACGGATTTCAACGAAAAACAGATTCAGATTTTGCATGTGGCCGAAAGGCTGTTTGCAGAAAAAGGATTTGACGGTACTTCAATACGGGACATTGCTAAGGAAGCCAAAATTAATGTTGCCATGGTTTCCTATTATTTTGGATCCAAAGAACAATTATTGGAAGCCATCATTATGAACCGTGCAGCGGGTATCAAATTACAAATTGATATTTTGACTCTTGAAGATTTAGACCCGCTTCAAAAAATACACAAACTTATTGAACTTTACATCGATAAGATAAACAGCAACAGAGGCATATATAAAATTATGCACTTTGAATTTTCCTCAAGCCAAAGAGTGATTAACCTTAAGGCCTTTACAGACTTAAAAAAAGGGAATCTAAAATCACTGGAAACTATTATTCAAGATGGACAGGATAAAGGGATTTTCAGAAAAGATATTGTTGTACCGCTTCTTACGACAACAATTCTGGGCACCTATTTTCATTTTCATTTGAACAGGCCTTTTTATCAAACGCTGTTAGATCTGGATACCGAAGAAAAATACAATACCTATATAAAAACAACTTTAACAATGCACATTCAACAAACCATTAAAGCCCTCTTGACATATGAAAGTTAG
- a CDS encoding DUF4494 domain-containing protein — protein sequence MSTIWYECKVKYRKTDETGGQKVTTEPYLVDALSYTEAESRITEEMAAYISEEFKITNIKMANYAEIHPFENTDRWFKTRVSLMAYDEESGKERKSNMYLLIQANDVKEAFDNTVHVMKTTMGEYSIPAISESPIMDVFPYFSGEDGELEQLEKFNARKDSKPVTVKDSDFEDPMEFETVLEEDEQDA from the coding sequence ATGAGCACAATTTGGTACGAATGCAAAGTTAAATACAGAAAAACAGATGAAACTGGGGGACAAAAGGTTACAACAGAACCTTATTTGGTAGATGCTTTGTCTTACACAGAGGCAGAGAGCAGAATTACCGAAGAAATGGCTGCTTATATTAGTGAAGAATTTAAAATCACCAATATAAAAATGGCTAATTATGCCGAAATTCATCCTTTTGAAAATACAGACCGCTGGTTTAAAACAAGAGTTTCTTTAATGGCCTATGATGAAGAAAGCGGCAAAGAAAGAAAATCGAATATGTATTTATTGATACAGGCAAACGATGTAAAAGAAGCTTTTGACAATACGGTTCATGTTATGAAAACAACTATGGGCGAATATTCAATTCCTGCTATTTCCGAATCTCCTATTATGGATGTTTTTCCTTATTTTTCGGGTGAGGATGGAGAACTGGAGCAATTAGAAAAGTTTAATGCCCGTAAGGATTCTAAACCAGTAACCGTAAAAGATTCAGATTTTGAAGATCCTATGGAATTTGAAACCGTTTTGGAAGAGGATGAACAGGATGCCTAA
- a CDS encoding PAS domain-containing protein produces the protein MVESKNEFSYQELLQKVKEQELLIEKLNDEKQDLTNFEYFVKDSLDLICIADSNRYFKMVNDAFSEVLGYTKEELLSKSFLEFIHPDDLEATLTVFQSLTESSRITDFENRYIKKNGDFVILQWKANLNTANDLVYSIARDITDIRKTQEKLLSSEKSLNEAQKIAKIGSWDFILMTQELNWSNELYEIFEFEKIPNDPQLYNKYLSCFYPKDVEKLKRNIDNTIANKMPYEMEHKIILPNQTIKWVFCTGVSIVDNNDNVVALKGVVQDITQKKQIENTIKAKEKAEASNKAKSDFLANMSHEIRTPLNGIIGFTDLLLKTKFDKDQLEYLTTVNESANTLMEIINNILDFSKIESGKLELISEEIDIYELSNQIINLFKYEANHKKIDLVLYIDPAVPQFIKGDSFRLKQILVNLLSNAMKFTFSGHIKLNIIQTEEDDVISKIKFSVVDTGIGIETQNQQKIFQSFIQADNTTTRKYGGTGLGLAISSQLLALKKSKLKLTSSYGAGSEFFFIIAFEKISQKQSNPSETTNFEENKSPESSNSLDNYKILIAEDNKINMLLAKTLVKKIVTNCTIIEAVNGYDAVAISKIEHPDLILMDIQMPVQNGYDATMAIRKSKTIMHIPVIALTAGVLNGEKEKCISHGMSDYITKPIVHNDLEKVLHKWLKK, from the coding sequence ATGGTAGAGTCAAAAAATGAGTTTAGCTATCAGGAACTGCTTCAAAAAGTTAAGGAGCAGGAATTACTTATAGAAAAGTTAAATGATGAAAAGCAGGATCTGACCAATTTTGAATATTTCGTAAAAGATTCTCTTGATTTAATCTGCATAGCTGATTCCAATAGGTATTTCAAAATGGTTAATGATGCTTTTAGTGAAGTATTAGGATATACAAAAGAAGAATTGTTATCAAAATCATTTCTTGAGTTTATTCATCCGGATGATTTAGAGGCTACTTTAACCGTATTCCAATCTTTAACAGAATCGTCCCGAATAACCGATTTTGAAAACAGATATATTAAGAAGAATGGTGATTTTGTTATTCTGCAGTGGAAAGCCAATTTAAATACTGCTAATGATTTAGTTTATTCAATAGCCAGAGATATTACGGATATTAGAAAAACTCAGGAAAAATTATTATCCAGTGAAAAATCGCTGAATGAGGCTCAAAAAATCGCAAAAATAGGGAGTTGGGATTTTATTCTAATGACTCAGGAATTAAACTGGTCCAACGAATTATATGAAATTTTCGAATTTGAAAAAATACCAAATGATCCACAACTTTATAATAAATACTTATCCTGTTTTTATCCAAAAGATGTCGAAAAATTAAAAAGAAATATTGATAATACTATTGCAAATAAAATGCCTTATGAAATGGAGCATAAAATTATCCTGCCAAATCAAACCATTAAATGGGTATTCTGCACTGGAGTTTCAATAGTTGATAATAATGATAATGTAGTAGCTTTAAAAGGAGTTGTTCAGGATATCACTCAAAAAAAACAAATAGAAAACACAATAAAAGCAAAAGAAAAAGCAGAAGCATCCAATAAGGCAAAGTCTGATTTCTTAGCCAATATGAGTCATGAAATTCGTACCCCGCTTAATGGAATTATTGGTTTTACGGATTTGTTGCTGAAAACAAAATTTGATAAAGATCAGTTAGAATATCTCACTACAGTAAATGAATCTGCCAATACATTAATGGAAATCATTAATAATATTCTTGATTTTTCTAAAATTGAATCGGGTAAGCTGGAATTGATTTCTGAAGAAATTGATATTTATGAATTGTCAAATCAGATAATAAATCTATTCAAATACGAAGCCAATCATAAAAAAATTGATTTGGTGCTTTATATCGATCCTGCTGTTCCGCAATTTATAAAAGGAGATTCTTTTCGACTGAAACAAATATTAGTGAATTTATTGAGTAATGCAATGAAATTTACTTTTTCTGGGCATATCAAGCTAAATATTATACAAACAGAAGAGGATGATGTAATTTCTAAAATTAAATTTTCGGTAGTTGATACAGGAATTGGCATTGAGACACAAAATCAGCAGAAAATTTTTCAGTCGTTTATTCAAGCAGATAATACTACTACAAGGAAATACGGGGGAACTGGCTTGGGCTTAGCTATTTCGAGCCAGCTTTTGGCATTGAAAAAAAGTAAGCTAAAATTGACTAGTTCCTATGGAGCGGGCAGTGAATTCTTTTTTATTATTGCTTTTGAAAAAATCAGTCAAAAGCAAAGCAATCCGTCTGAGACAACGAATTTTGAAGAAAACAAATCCCCAGAATCATCTAATTCTCTCGACAATTATAAAATATTAATTGCCGAAGACAATAAAATAAATATGCTTTTGGCTAAAACATTAGTCAAAAAAATCGTTACCAACTGCACAATAATTGAAGCTGTAAATGGTTATGACGCTGTCGCCATCTCCAAAATTGAACATCCTGATCTTATTTTAATGGACATTCAGATGCCTGTTCAAAATGGTTATGATGCTACTATGGCCATTAGAAAATCCAAAACCATTATGCATATACCAGTTATTGCTCTGACAGCTGGAGTTCTAAATGGTGAGAAAGAGAAATGCATCAGCCATGGAATGTCAGATTACATTACCAAGCCAATAGTACACAATGATTTGGAAAAAGTACTCCATAAATGGCTGAAAAAGTAA